ATGCTAAAGTGAAAACTTATGACATCCAGACAATGCTTAAGCCAAAGGATGGGTATTTCTTTTTTTGCAAATATTGGcagtgaaaacaaattttttagttgTTATAGTCTTCAGCACCCTCTACAAGGTTGAATGCCATATGCTTTGATATGTAACTATGCAGATATTTTCTCTTCAACCGCGCAAAGGAAATTGCTTCAACAATTGTTATGTTTCTTCCAAGAAATGTTGATCTCAATCAATTGGCTGAGTTGGCTTTATCAACTGTTCCTTCATGGTCATTAGAGGTAACTCTTTAAAGATATTTCATGTTCATCATGCGTTTCTGATGTATACTGGTAGGTATTTCTGGTAGGAATGTAATGCCCTGTCCACTTTTTTTATTCAGCTAGAAGTGTAACTAATGGTGTACTATCAAGTAATGAGCATTAAGGTGCATCAAAGGGCTTGGGTGTGCATATAAATGTCCATTTATGTAGAATCACCAATTGATGCACCTCCAAATAAGGTGGAGACTAGGCATAGCCCATTTAACATATTGGGAGCCCTGGCCTCTACTGTGacatatacttaaaaatataaatcctGGATTCtcaatttttgttgtttgacTTCTTTTAAGAGCTTATTCtcaaaagtaaaagaaaagacATCAATTTCAGTTTgtaaaatcaaatattgattttcttattaCTATGAGCCGACGTTCTTGTTAGGTGAGAAGAACTATCTGAATGGCAAGCTGAAGGCAATAACTGCTTACTTCATACGGCACTTAGATGAGAATAAATGAGCTCGGCTCAGGTGGGGTAATCAAGAAAGGAGCATTGCGGAACTGAGGTCAGCATGTTGTGATTTGACGCAATACTTCTACAATTTGTGTGTTAAAGCTTTCATGTACAGTTTTAGAAATCTATTCAATATTTATCTTATGAGTTTTGTGtgtaaattttgattattcaatTGAGTATATAACTAATGTGTTATTTGTGATTgtgtattactttatctttaattcaaaattattcattcacaTGTGGgggcacatagttttattgttatcttaCTTTTGGTTTCATCTGCCTAAGTCATGGGGAAATGTTCACTCTTTGTTAATGGTGTTCTATCCCACAACCTTTTTTCGGTTTTATAACAATTCCTTCCTTACATGTACATGTGTTAAAATTAGTTGCTGAAAGAAATCCGTTTGAAGAATAGCAAAGTCTCCTAAATGGGTTTCTGATTCTGTAGGCTGAAATCAGTACCAATTAGTTGGACTGAAATGTGTTTGCAGAGCTACTAAAACTACAAGTTGTGGTCGTCCAACCACTTTAACTAACAGCTTTTAAGTTCATCTGTGTGTTGCTCATCTTGGGAACAGAGTCTTAAGTGGTTCATTTCATTACAAATTATACGGgaagaaataatttataaatcttAAATACACTTAAAAATGGTGTCGGCTGGAGGAAGGCCTAGTGAAGTTGGTTGGGAGAAGGGCTCTTAGGCCAGGGATGCGGTGTGCCAAATAATGAGCTTGCGGCGTGTAAAGTGAGCATGTTTATTCTTGTAAATCAGTTAATAATCAAGAGTGCAACTGGAGTGGGTGACGCATGATGAAAGTTGGGACAAAGTACATTTTTCATGTTTCTAATTCAACTATTTGAACTTTGATTTCGCcaatatatcaaaattgtgTTAGAAAATGCATAATGAAGGTCctgtttcaattatttattattggcATTACCCGTTTTGACCGGCATGAAGCCAGGCTTTCCAGCTGGGCTACATACCGTATCACATCTGCTCCCTTCTCGAGGACTTTCGTGCCgattttctttaaagaaatgaGATCCTGGAGCCATAAATTTTGCGCAACTgtgatacatattaatttttacaagATTTTATTGGATTTATTTACCTAGCTttaagaagaaaacaagtagTTTGATGTCATATGGTCACATGCAGTGCAGAGACTAAAGAATTATCGAAATCCATGTATAGCGGCTCAGGTGTAACAGATTACATTAGTCAATTGGAATGGTGAGCACCCACCAACCACGCCTCATTTTATGGGGACACAGTCTCATTGTTATGTTACTAATGGAAAACAATACTTCCCTTTGACCACCGATTTCCCTATTAAATTCAACTCCTGACATTTCGGTGAACATTATCATTCATATCTATCAATCAAAGTGCtttgtttgtattttaagaATGGTTTTCAAGACAATAGTTCATCACATTGTTCTACTTTTTAACTAATTCTCTCCTCCACTCCACCGCCCTTATGGCCATGCGATGCGCCATAATAATAGCCAACATCAAATCCAAGAGGGTCACATTGTCGGTCGAATTGACAGTCAAGGGGCAATGATGAAGACCAAAAACATTAAAAGCATAAATCCCCactcaacattttaaaaattttacgcAAAAGCCGAATCGGATCGTCTTTTCCTCTGCTTTTACCTCACAAATTAGAATCCCAAATCCCActtgtttgtttatataatcataagtcagaagcaaaTTCTTTGAATTAACAATTATAGTAACAACTTCCTTCTTATACCCGCCATAATCACATTTTATAAAGCTAATCAGAATCTCGGTCTCCATCGCCTTGCTTCCGACGCGTATGTGAATGTGACCTTTACAATGCCGGAGCTAGGGTTTCCGGACCAGAGGTCGATGAGATCAGGTTTCAGAGCACGTGACGCAAGTCCTGACTCCGTCATTTTTACTCTTGAAtccaattttagtttattttcttcTGCTTCAGCTAGTGTTGACCGCTGCTCTTTTGCATCTGATGCTCAAGATCACGACTCTCTCGCCTCTGAAATCTCCCTGGTACTACTTGCATTGTCTCACATTTGACCTTTTTATTTCTCTATGTAATACTACGATGGACTCGTCTTGATTTGGCTTCTTAGCTGATCAGATTTTTTTAAGTGTCAATGTGCATgcgttttgattttattaaatttgtttgtttgaaaAGCTTGAGTGGCTTGATGAACTGATACCTTTTGGAGCAAAGGgaaacatttttgaaaattaaaacgACGAGAAATGATCTTTTTTTGGTTTGACGGTGATGATTTTTGTAATATAAGAATTGAAAATGAATCGAACTTTTGGTGTACATGATCGTGAACAGTTGGAGAGTTCAAATAGTGGTCCAGATCGAGATCGAGATCCAAACAAACCAGCGACATACTACAATAAGCAGAATCGTCTCACTAAAAAAGCCGAAAAAGTGAAAGGTACAGCTATTGCCTATTGATATTCATTTAACACCTTGTGGAAAAAAGTAAAAGCTAAAAAAGACACCTATAAACAAACAAACGAGCACctttacaaaattcaaatttgctaCGTCACTAACAGTTTCCTTCAATTATAAGCAGTTCAAAAAGACGACAGTTATGCTACTGTAGAAGACGATAATAGACCCTTAGATTCAGCCAGAAATTCcttctctcaatctctcaaagGTACCATATAATCTAATATTccaatttaaaccaaaatcaagCAGTTATTTTTGTTGATAAGAATCTATTCTTTATACAGACGTCCAGGAGAGGAGATCTAGAGCTGAAGCTCTATCCAAAAAGCTGGAAAGGAGAAGACCTGCTTCATTAGATCTAAATAATGCTACCATTTCGTCCCCGCGCTTGGGTGCCTTGAAAAAAGGCTCTAATTTGTCACGCAAATCTGGTACATTTCCTAGCCCGGGAACTCCCAATTATAGGCACACAAGTGTTGGAATGCAGAAAGGTTGGAGCTCAGAGCGAGTGCCACTGCATACAAGTGGGAATAGAAGGCAAGGGAATGCTGCATTATTTCCTTTCAATAATGGGAGGACATTGCCATCAAAATGGGAAGATGCCGAGAGGTGGATACTTAGTCCTGTTGCTGGTGATGGTGTTGTTAGACAATCATATGTGCCTCATCAGAGGCGGCCTAAATCAAAGAGTGGCCCCCTTGGCCCTCCTGGGATTGCATATTATTCACTGTATTCACCTGCAATACCGATGTTTGATGGAGCACCTATAGGGAACTTAATGGTGGGTTCTCCATTTTCAGCTGGTGATTTAGCAGCTGATGGCATAGCAGTTAATTCTGGTGGACATGCTGGAGCCGTTCCTGTAAGGATGGAGCCTTGCATGGCTCGATCTGCTAGTGTGCATGGGTGCTCTGAGATGCCGAACCCACCATCCTTGCCCTCACAAGGTATACTGTGAGCTTCAGTTTGCACTACTtgcttaatataatatatagtcCATAAGATTTCTAGTGAAATCAAGaaagaaaggatttcaattgATGTTAGTAGGCTTTTGGTAGTTCGCAATATAGTTAAAAGATATAGTAACTGAATGTGTTAACTTAAAAATGGTATTGAATTCCTtttcctgaaaaaaaaaaaaaaaactaagaatcTTTATGCACAGGCAAGCATACATTAAGCAAGTGATATTTCATATTGCATGTTTGTTTTGTTGCTTGATAATGTATTTGGAGCAATCAGTTATAGTTTCTTTTAACAACTGAGTCTTAAACGGAAATTGATCATGATGTTCAACCTTAGACCTACTGAACTTATGTATCTGATCTTGGACTGTTGGTGTTTATTCCAACATACAGAGGAAAAGATTGGTGAGCTCAAGGATGCTGCCACTGATATTTCTCGTACTATTTCAAGAAGGGACATGGCAACTCAGATGAGCCCTAATGGTAGCACTCACTCATCTCCCAAAAGGCAGCCTTTCTCCTCCGCTCCGACTGCCTTACCAAGTTTGGAACTCCAGAGTGTTCATTCCTCGAAATCACAAGTAAGGGATGTGCAGGTAGATGAAAGGGTCACAGTGACAAGGTGGTCCAAGAAAAATCGAGCTCAGATCTGTGGGAAGACCTCAGAAATTGTTGATGACTGGAGAAAGAATTCTGTGGATTCTCAAACATCAGCTTGGGATATTACAGAGTCATCAAAAAGCATTTCAAAGTATGTTAGCTGTAGTGAAAATTTTCTGGTCCCTTTGTTTTATTAGGTCATTTGTGAGAATATGACGTGGCAAACTTAAGAGGCGATTAATGCCACTGGAActataacaataaaaacattgaagaaaataaagtggGACTTATcagctttaaaaaaatttgaaactttaagtATGAACATACacgtttttaattaatatttagcaTGCTATGTTTATCTCTTTCAAGCTCATTCGTTTCCCCAGGAAGATGATCACATCACCCTTTTGGCTTTTGGCAGGACCAAAAGAGAGGAACTTAGAATCACAGCCTGGGAGAATCTGCAGAAGGCAAAAGCTGAGGCAGCGATTAGGAAACTAGAGGTTTGCCTCTTCTTTCTTATTTCCACTTAGACATGCTTTTAAGTTTCTCTTAGGACATGTTAACTATGAACTTTTGTTCCAGGAAAAGGATATGttacacaaaaaatatttgtcTGCCTTCAGTTTATTTGTTGCTTTTGTATAGCTCATGCAAAGCTTTACTAGTACAGGTCCTCTTACTTGGAATTTGTGAGTCACATTCTAACATGTGGCATAATGTGGTAAATTTCATCACTGATTATTTGAAGTATAATCTACTAGCTGGATGTGAGAGTGACTATTCTTCAGTTAATAGCAGGGAATGATTAATAGTACTATGACAATAATCTCCTGATCTGAATCTCTCTCTTCGGGTTTTAATTCATAGAACTATATATGTCTGgaaaatgatatttcaaaagttgaatTTGGTCAATTGTTGCTCCAATATGACTAAGGAATCAAGGACTTGGGAAATAGAATGCATAAAGTGTGGAAACAAAGAAGTAATAAGAGAAGAAACATTCATATATAATCTTTTCTccaatttatttcttcttttattgttgCCTTACTTTATCTGTTGCTTTGATATATCACTCATCCTCATAATCTACTCAGTGTTCCTTgatgtctttaattttttttcttagttatatttttttctattgatgGATTTCCATGATttcttaatttgttattttgaaataaatatgcatatcCTTAATCATGCCAGCTTATTTAGTGGTACTCTGAACGTTACTTAACCTCATTGTTTACATTTTTGCAACTGCCTTCCTTCAAACTGGGGGCATGAGCATTTGGCGGTTGCTATTTTTGACTGGAAATGTATTTCAGATGAAACTGGAAAAAAAGCGGTCTTCATCCATGGATAAGATCATGAACAAGCTGAGATCAGCTCAAAAGAAAGCTCAAAAAATGAGGAGTTCAGTTTTAGCCAACCAAGACCATCAAGTTGCTCGGAGTACCCAAAAGGCTGCAACATTCCGTCGAAACAGTCAGATGGGATCCTTGAGTGGTTGCTTTACCTGTCACGCTTTCTAATATCATTAATCCATCCGGCTTTCCACTTTAGCTATGATAATTGCAAGGTAACTTCTACTTCTAGTTGTTAATTAATCAGGATTGCAATTTCTTGTTCttctgctattttttaaaaaatttcagtgGTTGATTTCACTAATGTTAAACAGGACATTCCTAAGGTTTCAATGTGACTGAAGTGAAGAACTGAGAAATAAATCATGCATTTGTATGTAAATCAGCTTCCGAAATATTCCACTTTAAGTGTGCCTTTGCAACTGGAAATACCgttttactataatttttgcTGTAGATTGTAAGCTGCTGTTGATGATTGAGACATAGTGGCATCGCAacttcaagaagaaaaaaattttttcttcttgtttcgaGGGCTATCTGAAACTCTATTTACCGAATTGCTTcttatgttttcaatttatttttataagaattgCCTATCCTTGACATGTATTAGACCTGATTGCACGGGCATAGCAGAATTCCCATGGCAATAATTTTCCATATGCTTCActtttggagaaaaaaaaaaatcataaatacttTCTCCCCATTCTCTCATTTAACAACTAACAGGTACTTAAATGTGAGCCACAACTTATTAAATAAAGTGATGGTTACTGTCCTTTGGATTTGGATATAATATAAAGAATGAAGATGTGCTTATTGGGAAAATTTACTAAAATGAGGGTATTGGGCTACGTTCTACGTGCATCACTTAGTTACTAGTCTGTCAGGGCAGTTCAAGTTCGAATCACTGAATCAGATCTTGGGAAGGAACCCAATCGGGTAGCATTGTTGTAATCTTGAAGACCATGAGCTGACAATCCAGGAATCGCCAACCCAATCACTCTACAATCTCAAAAACCATCCTTCTCTATATTCTGGACCCTCTATGTAAGGCAGAACAGCTCCTCTAATCAGTTCCCAATATGCATTTACGTACTTGGGTAGAGCCCATAACAAAGAGAAGTAGTTCTTGTTCGGCTCCTCCTTCAAAACCTGAAGAACAATAAACCAAATTACAGAGAAAACTCATaagatttctgaaaaaaataaacccagtttgtacaataataaaaaagtaatccACTTACCTTCCCTTGGTAAAAACTATCGTAATAGAAGCAGGCCCCGAAGTGCTTAAAAAAAAGGCTTCTACCATCATATGGCAACCTTGGAACCATGTCGTTGCAATAAACATATCTCCTATAATTTACCGCATACTCCTTTAAATTTCCCTCCATAAACTCTCCCAATTGCTCGTCTCCCACCTTCGGCTGCCCAAATGTGTACACGCCTTCTAATCTTTCCAGTAGCCATGACTCTTTATGGAACACCAGCACAAACACAAACAGAATCGCCAATGCTCCCCCCAAGCTGTGCCCTGTTAATATGAACTTCGCTTCCTTGTTATTTTGTAGCCTTTCTCTCAGCATTTGTCTGACTGAATAATAGGCGAATGAGGGCTCAGTTTCTAGGTTGATCTCCGTGGGCCAACCTCGGTTCTTTTGTAATCCTAGAGCTATCATAAACCCGCCGTGTATTTTACCGACGTTTTGAATTTCATACCAGGAGATGTCCACATCTGTGCACCAAGCCATTGCATCAAATGGCTGAGTGCCTCTGAAGGCCACTACTATCACATTGGGGTTTACCCTTTTATCTTGAAGCAAGAAAGCTTGTGTTGAGAAGAGTTTCCGGTAATCTGCAAAAGATACAATGATGGGtattattatcatatgatataatacgatacgataaagttaaaaaaacgatatatattttaagatgtatttaaataatacgATATAAGAGACATATTatacaatacgatacatattatcaaAACAGATTGATAcattttattagagaaaatgatgatgttaATGTAAGAGGGGtgtatattaaattttcaaagatgtttgtgagatttttcaaaatgatgatgtatcaaatataattttatataattttattaatattttattattttatattttaaatgatatactTTACAATACGACATGACAATAcacaatatacaaaataaaaattatatttttgatacttAATATGACTCGTAATTCAACTACAATGCTAATATCTGTGATTCATAAACCTTGATAGAGTATATATAGGAACTCCAAACAAAGAAACATAGTATTAATTTACCGTTCGAGAATCTGCACAACCCCAAAAATTCCATCTGCACCAAAGAAAAATAGCAAATGAAGTTACACACGGTCACCTATCTGTCAGCcgtgaaataatatttaacatgaTAGATTACACTCTTGTTCATATCATTTTTCATGTTTATGGGACTTACATTCCAATGATTTTTGACGATGTTGCAGATGAAAGCTTCATTCTCATATGACAGTTTAGCGGCCATGAGGGACAATGATGGATAATATCTCATGTTGTTATTAGGTTTAACTTGACCTTCTAACTCAACTCGCCTTGTCAAGGTATCCCACAACAGATTTGAACATTGCTGATGACCTACCTGGTTTAACCATCTTTCCTGCAAAACCCAATTTCTTCATCAACACTCCTAGTACCATATATAACATGGTTAATCACACTGCTAAGTTGAATGGAAACAAAATAtaagagaatcaattaaaaaggaatgaaatttaagaatgatgaatgtaaaattttaagggttatgttgacaattttttatatatttaaacctTTTATTACCTTTGGGTttgcaattaattttatatagaatCTTAAgcgttaataaaattaataaaatattagaattttcagaATAAAAGTTTGGGCTCGAGCCGTTACCATGcttgtaaaattttgacttataaATCTAGTTATTATGCTTCGGATTTATccattcaaaaaatataaatcccaatttttaaattaaaaaaatgactttATATAAAGATTGTCAATCATTAGTTATCCAAAGAGAACTTAATAGAAAAGATTTTACGgcttaataatattaaaatttaattttttaatattcatggtttCTAAAGTCATCAAAACTCCAATTTTCAACCATTATCAGCTTGGTATGGTGCATACCCTGTATGCATGTATACAATTTTTTGATATACCTTGTACACCAAATAAAACCTCTTGATGTGAACCATATGGGCTCATGATACCATATaaattttgatgtaatttaACATGCACAGCACCATAATCATAACAATTGATTATGGAAACTTTCTGAAATTTTGAGAAAAGGAAACCCATTCTTCCTTTCATCTGTGTTGGCATTTACTAATGCATATTTCCTTCAAACttcaaaatatgattatttctTATTCTGTCCAATCAAATTTCCAATGTTAGAAGGTGCTGTAATGataaatatacat
This is a stretch of genomic DNA from Mangifera indica cultivar Alphonso chromosome 11, CATAS_Mindica_2.1, whole genome shotgun sequence. It encodes these proteins:
- the LOC123228854 gene encoding uncharacterized protein LOC123228854 encodes the protein MPELGFPDQRSMRSGFRARDASPDSVIFTLESNFSLFSSASASVDRCSFASDAQDHDSLASEISLLESSNSGPDRDRDPNKPATYYNKQNRLTKKAEKVKVQKDDSYATVEDDNRPLDSARNSFSQSLKDVQERRSRAEALSKKLERRRPASLDLNNATISSPRLGALKKGSNLSRKSGTFPSPGTPNYRHTSVGMQKGWSSERVPLHTSGNRRQGNAALFPFNNGRTLPSKWEDAERWILSPVAGDGVVRQSYVPHQRRPKSKSGPLGPPGIAYYSLYSPAIPMFDGAPIGNLMVGSPFSAGDLAADGIAVNSGGHAGAVPVRMEPCMARSASVHGCSEMPNPPSLPSQEEKIGELKDAATDISRTISRRDMATQMSPNGSTHSSPKRQPFSSAPTALPSLELQSVHSSKSQVRDVQVDERVTVTRWSKKNRAQICGKTSEIVDDWRKNSVDSQTSAWDITESSKSISKTKREELRITAWENLQKAKAEAAIRKLEMKLEKKRSSSMDKIMNKLRSAQKKAQKMRSSVLANQDHQVARSTQKAATFRRNSQMGSLSGCFTCHAF